The genomic region atttttaataatttaaatagaTTCTTAAATTCACTTAACTATAAAGAACCAAATAATGTCGGATCCGAATCGTCTTCAAAGGACAATTTTCCCGACTCCAAGTTCAGCGTATCCGACCCGAATAACCtcaaaaatattgaaaaatacCTAAGCGAAAATTCAGATGGATTTTCAAGCAAATTTAACTTACTTTGTAGCTTTAATACCATATATTCTGACATTTTATTGGAGGACGATCCTATCGGAATTCCCCTCAAGCCTATATATTACACGAACTTGAGTAGATTAGGCACTGAAGACCAAGTACTTCCATCTGCCAATTTAGATTCCCATGCCCAAGATGACCCTAATGCTGACTTCGAACTGATAAGTAACTTGAGCAGTGAAGCTGGTGGCGATTCTGATGAAGACTCTTTCGTTTGTTCAGTGGATTCGAACTTTGTTAATTACACTTATTGGTCTGTTGAAACTGGCGAGAATGTAAGCTCGACCTCTAAACCTACTTATTTCAACGCTAAAAACTGCAAGATTTCCCTTCTTCAGGAGGCTGAAGCCTTTGTCGCTGAGGCCCTTTGGGGTTCCGACAATAATCTATTCAAGATCACTCCCAGGCACTTGTTGCTGCAATCTGCTCAAATTGCAAACAGAGCCTTCTTTGACCCTGATTATCGCAAATACTTACAACTCaattatgtataattttttatttatactgTT from Theileria annulata chromosome 1, complete sequence, *** SEQUENCING IN PROGRESS *** harbors:
- a CDS encoding uncharacterized protein (Tap821d03.p1c.C.cand.81 - score = 18.75) yields the protein MENDLRSKATAIFNNLNRFLNSLNYKEPNNVGSESSSKDNFPDSKFSVSDPNNLKNIEKYLSENSDGFSSKFNLLCSFNTIYSDILLEDDPIGIPLKPIYYTNLSRLGTEDQVLPSANLDSHAQDDPNADFELISNLSSEAGGDSDEDSFVCSVDSNFVNYTYWSVETGENVSSTSKPTYFNAKNCKISLLQEAEAFVAEALWGSDNNLFKITPRHLLLQSAQIANRAFFDPDYRKYLQLNYV